From Acidobacteriota bacterium, one genomic window encodes:
- a CDS encoding FAD-dependent oxidoreductase, translating into MKNNTSRREFLKISTVAAAGLALAGPVAGQIRKKKSCVIIGAGFAGLASALKLKNAGWTVTILEARNRIGGRVMSHRMPENPNLICELGAEWVGESHEHIKALCKDFGIPLQKHQFDDFLLRDGRVFKPGEWAFSEAARKAFDGAIKGYQTLTEVRKRAIDQLDWWTYLEKIGFSGDDLRLRDLMDSTDFGESIRQVSAFGALAEYAESSPKNEMDYKMTGGNSRLVEEFAKRIGLENIRTGTPVSEVTQRAGIVSVKTATETFRADAVICTVPTHSLLKIRFVPGMPAVQSQAAERLNYARISKNSVLYRERFWKDENFSMVTDMSSHYYFHSTQSQPGTDGILTAYAIGEKADVLASQSDDRRMRVITRDLAEFNASAPSYARALASYHWQRDEFTDGAYALYRPGQWFGLRPILQRPHGKVLFAGEHLADWQGFMEGAIETGESAAASLIG; encoded by the coding sequence ATGAAAAACAACACAAGTCGTCGCGAGTTCTTGAAGATCTCAACAGTTGCCGCAGCCGGGCTGGCGCTCGCCGGGCCGGTCGCCGGACAAATCCGAAAGAAGAAATCGTGCGTTATCATCGGCGCCGGATTTGCCGGACTTGCTTCGGCGTTGAAGCTCAAAAATGCGGGTTGGACGGTCACGATCCTCGAAGCGCGAAACCGCATCGGCGGGCGTGTTATGTCGCACCGGATGCCCGAAAATCCGAATCTTATCTGTGAGCTCGGCGCGGAATGGGTCGGCGAAAGCCATGAACACATAAAGGCACTTTGCAAAGACTTCGGGATTCCGCTTCAAAAGCACCAATTCGACGATTTCTTGTTGCGGGACGGACGAGTTTTCAAGCCCGGCGAGTGGGCGTTTTCGGAGGCGGCGCGCAAGGCGTTTGACGGTGCGATCAAGGGTTATCAAACGCTGACCGAGGTGCGCAAACGGGCAATCGACCAACTTGATTGGTGGACCTACCTTGAGAAGATCGGGTTCAGCGGTGACGACTTGAGATTGCGCGACCTGATGGACAGTACGGATTTCGGCGAATCGATCAGGCAGGTTTCGGCATTCGGTGCGCTTGCCGAATATGCCGAGTCGAGCCCGAAAAATGAAATGGATTACAAGATGACGGGCGGGAACTCACGGCTCGTCGAAGAGTTTGCGAAACGGATCGGCCTCGAAAACATCCGAACCGGAACGCCGGTCAGCGAAGTCACCCAAAGAGCCGGAATCGTTTCCGTTAAAACCGCGACCGAAACATTCCGGGCCGACGCGGTGATCTGCACGGTTCCGACGCATTCACTGCTGAAGATCCGGTTCGTTCCCGGTATGCCGGCGGTCCAAAGCCAGGCCGCCGAGCGCCTCAACTATGCCCGTATATCGAAAAACTCGGTGCTTTATCGCGAGCGGTTCTGGAAAGACGAAAATTTCTCAATGGTCACGGATATGTCGTCGCATTATTATTTTCACAGCACGCAAAGCCAACCGGGAACAGATGGGATTCTGACCGCCTACGCAATAGGGGAAAAGGCCGATGTTCTGGCCTCGCAGTCCGATGATCGAAGAATGCGTGTCATCACGCGCGATCTGGCTGAATTCAACGCCTCGGCGCCATCCTACGCGAGAGCGCTAGCGTCGTACCATTGGCAGCGCGACGAATTCACCGACGGGGCGTACGCACTTTACCGACCGGGACAATGGTTCGGACTCCGGCCGATTCTCCAGCGACCGCATGGAAAAGTGCTCTTCGCCGGAGAACATCTTGCAGATTGGCAAGGTTTTATGGAAGGCGCGATCGAAACCGGCGAATCCGCAGCCGCGAGCCTGATCGGCTAA
- a CDS encoding DUF4112 domain-containing protein: MEVIEEVEFVERREVLLVSRDERKKVELEEGLENLSRYLDGMFRVPGTGWRFGLDALIGLIPNAGDSLTALMSFYILIAGARYGVPKITLVRMAFNIGLDYVVGMIPFFGDAFDFFWKSNKRNMDLIRERATGHNVGTGGDYLFVFGMIVLLIAILIGSILVSLYLIALVVATLWGITGL, translated from the coding sequence ATGGAAGTTATTGAAGAAGTTGAATTTGTCGAACGCCGCGAAGTTCTGCTGGTGTCGCGCGATGAACGCAAGAAAGTCGAACTTGAGGAGGGTCTCGAGAATCTCTCGCGCTATCTAGACGGGATGTTTCGGGTTCCCGGGACCGGTTGGCGGTTCGGTTTGGACGCGCTGATCGGGTTGATTCCGAACGCGGGCGACTCGCTGACGGCGCTGATGTCGTTTTACATTTTGATCGCCGGCGCGCGCTACGGCGTGCCGAAGATCACGCTCGTCCGAATGGCGTTCAACATCGGGCTCGACTATGTGGTCGGAATGATCCCGTTCTTCGGCGACGCGTTCGACTTTTTCTGGAAATCGAACAAGCGAAATATGGACCTCATCCGCGAACGGGCGACGGGACACAATGTAGGAACCGGCGGCGATTATTTGTTTGTTTTTGGTATGATCGTACTGCTGATCGCGATACTGATCGGTTCGATTCTGGTTAGTCTCTATCTCATCGCTTTGGTCGTGGCAACGCTGTGGGGCATCACCGGCCTTTAG
- a CDS encoding IS21 family transposase, which yields MLGMEEWMEVKDLKRQGHSIKQICRMTGYSRNTVRKVLREGSPKRAAEAKRGSKLDAYKDYLKKRYEETGLSAVRLTGEIRGMGFAGSWDIVRRYLRELDIGAKVSAKATVRFETPPGKQAQADWAEIGSYIDEKGSRRKIYAFVMLLGFSRTMYVEYTRRMRMPELIGCLERAFAYFGGWPETILFDNMAQVRLPCGKLNPQMADFLNHYGIAPRTHRPYRPRTKGKVERAVGYLKDNFIKGREFADLADLQAQGAAWLEEANGRKHGTTGKRPFDLLREEGLTPYGSAPRYRPSVWKKRTVSVDGYVSIGGVKYSVPPEAVGRKVVVEQGERRVTVRTGETVIAEHPRSLKSGESVADPAHVAAMWKLTVETREAPPKRSGRVLFETVAAASLVAYEEVIG from the coding sequence ATGCTTGGAATGGAGGAATGGATGGAGGTCAAAGACTTGAAAAGGCAGGGGCATTCGATAAAGCAGATCTGCCGGATGACGGGATATTCGCGGAACACGGTCCGCAAGGTACTGCGCGAGGGTTCGCCGAAGCGCGCGGCGGAAGCGAAACGGGGTTCCAAACTGGACGCGTACAAGGATTATCTGAAGAAGCGGTACGAGGAGACGGGCCTCAGCGCGGTTCGGCTGACGGGCGAGATCCGGGGAATGGGGTTCGCGGGATCGTGGGACATCGTGAGGCGGTACTTGCGGGAACTGGACATCGGGGCGAAGGTATCGGCGAAGGCGACGGTGAGGTTCGAGACGCCGCCCGGCAAACAGGCGCAGGCTGACTGGGCGGAGATCGGGTCGTACATCGACGAAAAGGGGAGCCGGAGAAAGATCTACGCGTTCGTGATGTTGCTGGGTTTTTCGCGGACGATGTACGTCGAGTACACGCGGCGGATGCGGATGCCGGAGCTGATCGGGTGCCTTGAGAGGGCGTTCGCCTACTTCGGCGGCTGGCCGGAGACGATCCTCTTCGACAACATGGCGCAGGTGCGCCTTCCGTGCGGGAAACTGAACCCGCAGATGGCCGACTTTCTGAATCACTACGGGATCGCGCCGAGGACGCACCGCCCGTACCGGCCGCGGACGAAGGGCAAGGTCGAACGCGCGGTCGGGTATCTGAAGGACAACTTCATCAAGGGGCGGGAGTTTGCCGACCTTGCGGATCTTCAGGCACAGGGCGCGGCGTGGCTGGAAGAGGCGAACGGACGGAAACACGGGACGACCGGAAAGCGGCCCTTCGACCTGCTGCGGGAGGAAGGTCTGACGCCGTACGGGTCGGCGCCGCGGTACCGGCCGTCGGTCTGGAAGAAGCGGACGGTAAGCGTCGACGGGTACGTCTCGATCGGGGGCGTGAAGTACTCGGTGCCGCCGGAAGCGGTCGGCCGCAAGGTCGTGGTCGAGCAGGGAGAACGCCGGGTGACGGTGCGCACGGGCGAGACGGTCATCGCCGAACACCCGCGGTCGCTCAAATCCGGCGAAAGCGTGGCGGATCCGGCGCATGTCGCGGCGATGTGGAAACTGACGGTTGAAACGCGTGAGGCGCCGCCGAAGAGATCGGGACGGGTTCTGTTCGAGACGGTCGCGGCGGCGTCGCTCGTCGCCTACGAGGAGGTGATCGGCTGA